The Populus nigra chromosome 14, ddPopNigr1.1, whole genome shotgun sequence genome has a segment encoding these proteins:
- the LOC133673284 gene encoding uncharacterized protein LOC133673284, whose amino-acid sequence MEIGGGNYVGTGSTGVGFGGLEGVNTGMLGEGVGFGGFEGVNTGMLGEGVGFGGFEGVNTGMLGYGFRFGFGGFEGFNTGMLGEGVGFGGLEGVNTGTLGEGVGFGGLEGVITGMLGAGFGFGGREGVGGVSAGDGDVGADVGGVGVSLGGKGGHLGFGNGDKSLAW is encoded by the coding sequence ATGGAGATTGGTGGTGGCAATTACGTCGGTACTGGTTCCACAGGTGTTGGGTTTGGTGGATTGGAAGGTGTCAACACAGGGATGCTAGGAGAAGGTGTTGGTTTTGGTGGATTTGAAGGTGTCAACACAGGGATGCTAGGAGAAGGTGTTGGTTTTGGTGGATTTGAAGGTGTGAACACAGGAATGCTAGGATATGGTTTTCGTTTTGGTTTTGGTGGATTTGAAGGTTTCAACACAGGAATGCTAGGAGAAGGTGTTGGTTTTGGTGGATTGGAAGGTGTCAACACAGGAACGCTAGGAGAAGGTGTTGGTTTTGGTGGATTGGAAGGTGTCATTACAGGAATGCTAGGAGCTGGTTTTGGTTTCGGTGGACGTGAAGGTGTGGGCGGTGTTTCAGCTGGGGATGGCGATGTTGGTGCTGATGTAGGTGGTGTGGGAGTTAGTTTAGGTGGCAAAGGAGGCCATTTAGGTTTCGGCAACGGAGACAAATCCTTAGCATGGTGA
- the LOC133673283 gene encoding protein PELPK1-like, whose protein sequence is MASCKSFILALFIALTFSSMNVSIAARHLLQLPTLPKIPMPPLPSIPNLPQPTLPTLPTTQPSLPKPTLPPLPSIPTIPTFPTVPKVTLPPLPSMPSIPTIPTIPSIPFLSPPPATTSP, encoded by the coding sequence ATGGCCTCTTGCAAAAGCTTTATCTTAGCTTTATTCATCGCTCTGACATTTTCGAGCATGAATGTTAGCATAGCTGCCCGTCATCTCCTCCAGTTGCCAACGTTGCCTAAGATACCAATGCCACCATTGCCTTCTATTCCAAACCTTCCACAGCCCACATTGCCCACCTTGCCTACAACTCAACCATCCCTACCTAAGCCCACACTGCCACCACTTCCTAGCATTCCCACCATCCCTACCTTTCCTACAGTCCCAAAGGTCACTTTGCCTCCTCTTCCAAGCATGCCCTCAATCCCCACAATTCCAACTATTCCCTCTATTCCATTCCTTTCCCCTCCACCAGCAACTACTAGCCCTTGA
- the LOC133673393 gene encoding uncharacterized protein LOC133673393 isoform X2, with protein MVLDTLLDVGLNKQELGDQSSTILVYDAYATVSAFAYRCGYRHPAELKSKETELRLIEDSIIELSAKLQQKEEKLDSARQHVKHCARKIESKEEELNKIKGRINTYDTELESREREFNAIQLSIEDRSEELKGKDRQLKSVQLSIGEWEKELKAMKEHKYPIQKSVVECSEELQSKEKNLILARESLRECCDNLESKKVQLDSIQRTGYDYSSGPGGE; from the exons ATGGTGCTGGATACACTACTTGATGTGGGTCTGAACAAGCAAGAACTTGGAGATCAAAGCTCTACAATCCTAGTTTATGACGCCTATGCTACTGTCTCTGCCTTTGCTTATAGGTGTGGTTATAGGCACCCTGCAGAGCTCAAATCAAAAGAAACAGAGTTGAGGTTGATTGAAGATTCTATCATAGAGCTCTCAGCAAAGCTTcaacaaaaagaagagaaattggATTCAGCTCGACAACATGTGAAACATTGTGCCagaaaaattgaatcaaaagaGGAGGAGctcaataaaatcaaaggaaGAATAAACACATATGATACAGAGCTTGAATCGAGAGAGAGGGAGTTCAATGCCATTCAACTGTCCATTGAAGACCGGAGTGAGGAACTTAAAGGGAAGGATAGGCAACTGAAATCTGTCCAACTATCGATAGGAGAATGGGAGAAAGAGCTGAAAGCAATGAAGGAACATAAATATCCCATCCAAAAATCAGTTGTGGAATGCTCTGAGGAGCTCCAATCAAAAGAGAAGAACCTTATTTTGGCAAGAGAATCTCTCAGAGAATGTTGTGATAATCTCGAATCGAAGAAGGTGCAGCTGGATTCAATTCAACGTACTGGTTATGATTATAG CAGTGGCCCTGGTGGGGAATGA
- the LOC133673393 gene encoding uncharacterized protein LOC133673393 isoform X1, giving the protein MVLDTLLDVGLNKQELGDQSSTILVYDAYATVSAFAYRCGYRHPAELKSKETELRLIEDSIIELSAKLQQKEEKLDSARQHVKHCARKIESKEEELNKIKGRINTYDTELESREREFNAIQLSIEDRSEELKGKDRQLKSVQLSIGEWEKELKAMKEHKYPIQKSVVECSEELQSKEKNLILARESLRECCDNLESKKVQLDSIQRTGYDYSRLKTMQLIQQFSLSLMQP; this is encoded by the exons ATGGTGCTGGATACACTACTTGATGTGGGTCTGAACAAGCAAGAACTTGGAGATCAAAGCTCTACAATCCTAGTTTATGACGCCTATGCTACTGTCTCTGCCTTTGCTTATAGGTGTGGTTATAGGCACCCTGCAGAGCTCAAATCAAAAGAAACAGAGTTGAGGTTGATTGAAGATTCTATCATAGAGCTCTCAGCAAAGCTTcaacaaaaagaagagaaattggATTCAGCTCGACAACATGTGAAACATTGTGCCagaaaaattgaatcaaaagaGGAGGAGctcaataaaatcaaaggaaGAATAAACACATATGATACAGAGCTTGAATCGAGAGAGAGGGAGTTCAATGCCATTCAACTGTCCATTGAAGACCGGAGTGAGGAACTTAAAGGGAAGGATAGGCAACTGAAATCTGTCCAACTATCGATAGGAGAATGGGAGAAAGAGCTGAAAGCAATGAAGGAACATAAATATCCCATCCAAAAATCAGTTGTGGAATGCTCTGAGGAGCTCCAATCAAAAGAGAAGAACCTTATTTTGGCAAGAGAATCTCTCAGAGAATGTTGTGATAATCTCGAATCGAAGAAGGTGCAGCTGGATTCAATTCAACGTACTGGTTATGATTATAG cAGATTGAAGACAATGCAACTTATCCAGCAATTTAGCCTGAGCTTAATGCAACCTTAA
- the LOC133673281 gene encoding protein PELPK1-like encodes MASLNCFILVLFIALSFSAGEAARNLLQLPNLPKPTLPPLPSIPTLPQPTLPTLPTTQPSLPKPALPPLPSLPALPTRPAVPKVTLPPLPSMPSIPTIPIPTAIPSIPFFSPPPATTKP; translated from the coding sequence ATGGCAAGTCTCAATTGTTTTATCTTGGTTCTCTTCATTGCATTGTCATTTTCGGCTGGCGAAGCAGCTCGTAATCTCCTGCAATTGCCCAATTTGCCTAAACCAACATTGCCACCATTGCCTTCCATACCTACTCTGCCACAGCCCACATTGCCAACCTTGCCAACCACTCAACCTTCCCTGCCTAAGCCCGCCTTGCCTCCACTTCCTAGCCTGCCGGCACTTCCAACAAGGCCTGCTGTCCCCAAGGTCACCTTGCCTCCACTTCCAAGCATGCCTTCAATCCCAACAATTCCAATCCCTACTGCAATTCCCTCTATTCCGTTCTTCTCCCCACCACCAGCTACAACTAAGCCTTGA
- the LOC133673393 gene encoding uncharacterized protein LOC133673393 isoform X3, which yields MVLDTLLDVGLNKQELGDQSSTILVYDAYATVSAFAYRCGYRHPAELKSKETELRLIEDSIIELSAKLQQKEEKLDSARQHVKHCARKIESKEEELNKIKGRINTYDTELESREREFNAIQLSIEDRSEELKGKDRQLKSVQLSIGEWEKELKAMKEHKYPIQKSVVECSEELQSKEKNLILARESLRECCDNLESKKVQLDSIQRTGYDYSGPGGE from the exons ATGGTGCTGGATACACTACTTGATGTGGGTCTGAACAAGCAAGAACTTGGAGATCAAAGCTCTACAATCCTAGTTTATGACGCCTATGCTACTGTCTCTGCCTTTGCTTATAGGTGTGGTTATAGGCACCCTGCAGAGCTCAAATCAAAAGAAACAGAGTTGAGGTTGATTGAAGATTCTATCATAGAGCTCTCAGCAAAGCTTcaacaaaaagaagagaaattggATTCAGCTCGACAACATGTGAAACATTGTGCCagaaaaattgaatcaaaagaGGAGGAGctcaataaaatcaaaggaaGAATAAACACATATGATACAGAGCTTGAATCGAGAGAGAGGGAGTTCAATGCCATTCAACTGTCCATTGAAGACCGGAGTGAGGAACTTAAAGGGAAGGATAGGCAACTGAAATCTGTCCAACTATCGATAGGAGAATGGGAGAAAGAGCTGAAAGCAATGAAGGAACATAAATATCCCATCCAAAAATCAGTTGTGGAATGCTCTGAGGAGCTCCAATCAAAAGAGAAGAACCTTATTTTGGCAAGAGAATCTCTCAGAGAATGTTGTGATAATCTCGAATCGAAGAAGGTGCAGCTGGATTCAATTCAACGTACTGGTTATGATTATAG TGGCCCTGGTGGGGAATGA
- the LOC133672748 gene encoding agamous-like MADS-box protein AGL62, with product MVRSSKGRQKLEMVKIPNESNLMVTFSKRRSGLFKKASEISTLCGAEVAIIVFSPGKKVFSFGHPSVEKVVERYVSGNIPQTSGAFYLIEAHRKARISELNMKLTQAQNQLEMEKKRGEELDKLRKASQIQNWWDSPIQELNVAQLEQLKASLLTLKQNLARQAQQILLQNSAPPQPFFSPNPGAAGNLPFDTNNTGFNSNMAVAPFSSNTTMTAFNTDMTGTPFNQSSTTMTPYGYNLGYGNGFF from the exons ATGGTTAGAAGCAGCAAGGGTCGCCAAAAGTTGGAGATGGTCAAAATACCTAACGAAAGCAATCTAATGGTAACCTTCTCAAAGCGTAGGTCTGGCCTTTTCAAGAAGGCTAGTGAAATTTCAACTCTGTGTGGTGCTGAAGTCGCCATCATTGTGTTCTCGCCTGGCAAGAAGGTCTTCTCTTTTGGCCACCCTTCTGTTGAAAAGGTGGTGGAACGTTATGTCTCGGGAAATATTCCCCAAACTTCAGGTGCTTTTTATCTGATTGAGGCTCACCGGAAAGCTAGGATCAGTGAACTCAACATGAAGCTAACTCAG GCGCAAAACCAACTGgagatggaaaagaaaagaggtgaAGAGCTGGACAAACTGAGGAAAGCTAGTCAGATTCAGAACTGGTGGGACAGTCCTATTCAGGAACTTAACGTAGCACAGCTTGAACAATTGAAGGCATCTCTTCTAACTCTAAAGCAGAATCTGGCCAGGCAAGCCCAGCAGATTCTGCTTCAAAATTCAGCTCCTCCTCAGCCTTTTTTCTCTCCAAACCCCGGCGCTGCTGGGAATCTTCCCTTTGATACAAATAATACAGGATTCAACTCAAACATGGCTGTGGCTCCTTTCAGTTCAAACACAACCATGACTGCTTTCAACACAGACATGACTGGGACTCCTTTCAATCAAAGCAGCACAACAATGACTCCTTATGGATACAATCTTGGATATGGAAATGGTTTCTTCTAG